A genomic segment from Malus domestica chromosome 05, GDT2T_hap1 encodes:
- the LOC103444997 gene encoding uncharacterized protein — protein MDFNFNSNRAEAERWLSTAVKLLSAHDLQGTKTFAIRARETDPRLEATDQIIAVADTLLAAESQINSQNQQPDWYAILQLAQYTQNLEIVATQYRRLALLLNPHRNRFPYADHAFRLVSEAWNVLSNPNKKAIYDHELSMFNRFDSPSSGSTQLFERQFLQMHHVQQQPPQPPPPQPLLFHPQPSQLLQFQPQPPPPPQPQPEVQRPQPQWHFQQKRQPPPPPEHQHQQQQQQNQQYHHESSQQHRQQYQELPHLLLQQQQQEVRKNPKSKDGRPSMEEERPNPIPINVTEPAPPPSESTPPPSKSTQAPSESTGPVESTPPSESAPPSELTRPQTVSKSGSFWTSCPYCYNLFEYPSVYEDCMLRCQNCKRAFNAMAIASPPLAGKGGDVNFCCWGYFPLGLLENDKNTGGSSGEWTPFSTMFACPIQGKKNTGRAKIANSGPRVYYDDEEALLDVSDPSEDSDDDEWQRVRRKKKAVKARAKASAAKTPVRASDRIRKGSQNSGGQGKVGTGGGVGGGSVSKAESSKKSTSGARKRSAAALGKLDLNVEFSNNEVEEPAAQTMSEGNGTANGEEDNIEGIGFFEGLDEFLSSLPILNVVGDDKVKAN, from the coding sequence ATGGATTTCAATTTCAACTCCAACAGAGCGGAGGCGGAGCGGTGGCTGAGCACCGCCGTGAAGCTACTGTCGGCACATGACCTACAGGGGACCAAGACCTTCGCGATCCGAGCCCGAGAGACCGACCCCAGGCTCGAGGCCACCGACCAGATAATCGCCGTCGCTGACACCCTGCTCGCCGCCGAATCCCAGATCAACAGCCAAAACCAGCAGCCCGACTGGTACGCTATTCTACAACTCGCCCAGTACACTCAGAACCTCGAAATCGTCGCGACTCAGTACCGCCGACTCGCTCTCCTGCTGAACCCGCATCGGAATCGCTTCCCTTACGCCGATCACGCCTTCCGGCTGGTCTCCGAGGCCTGGAACGTCCTCTCTAACCCCAACAAGAAGGCCATCTACGACCACGAGTTGAGCATGTTCAACCGGTTCGACTCGCCCTCATCCGGGTCGACTCAGCTGTTCGAGAGGCAATTCTTGCAAATGCATCATGTTCAGCAACAGCCGCCGCAGCCGCCGCCCCCGCAGCCACTTCTATTTCATCCCCAACCGTCGCAGCTACTACAATTCCAGCCTCAACCGCCACCGCCGCCACAACCACAACCAGAAGTGCAGAGACCACAACCGCAATGGCATTTTCAACAAAAGcgacaaccaccaccaccaccagaaCACCAacatcagcagcagcagcagcagaaccAGCAGTATCACCACGAATCTTCTCAGCAGCACCGGCAACAATATCAGGAACTTCCACATCTTCtgctgcagcagcagcagcaagaaGTGAGAAAAAACCCTAAAAGTAAGGACGGAAGACCGTCGATGGAGGAGGAAAGGCCGAATCCGATTCCCATCAATGTGACCGAGCCAGCACCTCCGCCCTCTGAATCAACTCCTCCGCCTTCCAAGTCCACTCAAGCGCCCTCCGAATCAACTGGCCCCGTTGAGTCAACTCCCCCTTCTGAGTCAGCTCCCCCTTCTGAGTTGACTCGGCCTCAAACAGTGTCCAAATCGGGGAGCTTCTGGACTTCATGTCCTTACTGTTATAACCTCTTCGAGTATCCAAGCGTTTACGAGGATTGCATGCTTCGGTGTCAGAATTGTAAGAGGGCATTCAATGCAATGGCGATAGCGTCACCGCCTCTGGCGGGGAAAGGCGGTGATGTGAACTTTTGCTGTTGGGGGTATTTCCCATTGGGGTTATTGGAGAATGATAAAAATACAGGCGGCTCATCTGGGGAGTGGACGCCATTTTCGACAATGTTTGCCTGCCCAATACAAGGGAAGAAGAATACCGGACGAGCCAAGATTGCTAATTCGGGGCCGAGGGTCTATTACGATGACGAAGAGGCGTTGCTTGATGTTTCGGATCCAAGTGAGGACTCTGATGATGATGAGTGGCAGAGGGtcaggaggaagaagaaggctgTAAAGGCAAGAGCTAAGGCTTCCGCTGCTAAGACTCCGGTGAGAGCTTCAGATAGAATAAGGAAGGGAAGTCAAAATTCCGGTGGGCAGGGTAAGGTTGGCACTGGTGGGGGTGTGGGTGGTGGGTCTGTGTCGAAGGCAGAGTCAAGTAAGAAGTCAACTTCTGGTGCAAGAAAAAGAAGTGCCGCTGCATTGGGGAAGTTGGATTTGAATGTGGAGTTCAGTAATAATGAGGTGGAAGAGCCTGCAGCTCAGACAATGAGTGAAGGGAATGGGACAGCAAATGGGGAGGAGGATAATATTGAAGGAATCGGGTTTTTTGAAGGTCTTGACGAGTTTTTGAGTAGTCTGCCCATACTTAATGTTGTGGGAGATGACAAGGTTAAGGCTAATTAG